The Pseudomonas kermanshahensis genome includes a window with the following:
- a CDS encoding carbohydrate porin, producing MFQLPKTCFIGLALTACATPASASEMFASDSPWMLGDWGGTRSELLAKGYDFTLGYTGEMGSNLHGGFDHDRTARYSDQFTFGSHLDLEKILGWNDTEFQLTLTERHGDNISNDRINDPRVGGFTSAQEVWGRGETWRLTQLWVKQKYFDGALDVKFGRFGEGEDFNSFPCDFQNLAFCGSQVGNWVGGIWYNWPVSQWALRVRYNLTDALYAQVGVYEQNPSNLESGNGFKLSGSGTQGAILPVELVWSPQVNGLKGEYRAGYYYSNAKAHDVLDDSNGQPAALSGAAYRSRSSKHGMWLGAQQQVTSLASDQSRGLSLFANATLHDKKTNAIDNYVQAGLVYKGPFDARAKDDIGFALARVHVNPAYRKNARLANQAAGLDDYDNPGFLPVQDTEYSAELYYGIHLADWLTVRPNLQYIRHPGGVSQVDDALIGGLKIQSTF from the coding sequence ATGTTCCAGCTGCCCAAAACCTGTTTCATCGGCCTTGCCCTCACCGCCTGTGCAACCCCTGCCAGCGCCAGCGAAATGTTCGCCAGCGATTCCCCGTGGATGCTGGGCGATTGGGGCGGCACCCGCAGTGAATTACTGGCAAAAGGTTACGACTTCACCCTCGGCTATACCGGCGAGATGGGCAGCAACCTGCACGGCGGCTTCGACCACGACCGTACCGCGCGCTACAGCGATCAGTTCACCTTCGGTAGCCACCTGGACCTGGAAAAGATCCTCGGCTGGAACGACACCGAATTCCAGCTGACCCTCACCGAGCGCCACGGCGACAACATCAGCAACGACCGCATCAACGACCCGCGTGTCGGCGGCTTCACTTCTGCTCAGGAAGTCTGGGGCCGCGGTGAAACCTGGCGGCTCACGCAACTGTGGGTCAAGCAGAAGTACTTCGACGGCGCGCTGGACGTCAAATTCGGCCGTTTCGGCGAAGGCGAAGACTTCAACAGCTTCCCCTGCGATTTCCAGAACCTGGCCTTCTGTGGCTCGCAGGTAGGCAACTGGGTGGGTGGCATCTGGTACAACTGGCCTGTCAGCCAATGGGCCCTGCGCGTGCGCTACAACCTCACCGACGCACTCTATGCCCAGGTCGGCGTGTACGAGCAAAACCCCTCCAACCTGGAGTCGGGTAACGGTTTCAAGCTCAGTGGCAGCGGCACCCAGGGCGCCATCTTGCCGGTCGAACTGGTGTGGAGCCCACAGGTCAATGGCCTGAAAGGGGAATATCGCGCCGGCTACTACTACAGTAATGCCAAGGCACACGATGTGCTCGACGACAGCAACGGCCAGCCGGCCGCGCTCAGTGGCGCCGCCTACCGCAGCCGTTCGAGCAAGCACGGCATGTGGCTCGGCGCCCAGCAGCAGGTCACCTCGCTGGCATCCGACCAGTCGCGTGGCCTGAGCCTGTTCGCCAACGCCACCTTGCACGACAAGAAGACCAATGCCATCGACAACTATGTTCAGGCAGGACTGGTATACAAAGGGCCCTTCGATGCCCGCGCCAAGGACGACATTGGTTTCGCCCTCGCCCGCGTGCACGTCAACCCGGCCTACCGCAAGAACGCCCGCCTGGCCAACCAGGCCGCCGGCCTCGACGACTACGACAACCCTGGCTTCCTGCCCGTGCAGGACACGGAGTACAGCGCCGAGCTGTACTACGGCATTCACTTGGCCGACTGGCTCACAGTGCGCCCCAACCTGCAGTACATCCGCCACCCGGGCGGGGTGTCGCAGGTTGACGATGCGCTGATCGGCGGCCTGAAGATCCAAAGCACTTTCTGA
- a CDS encoding glucose/quinate/shikimate family membrane-bound PQQ-dependent dehydrogenase, which produces MSTDSAKNGTRWLPRLLGVLLLLMGLALLAGGIKLSQLGGSLYYLIAGIGFALSGILLLAQRRIALGLYGLVLLGSTAWALLEVGLDWWQLVPRLAIWFAIGVVLLLPWARRPLIGPAAKANTALLSVAVVASGACALGSQFTHPGEVFGELGRESSEMASAAPAMPDGEWQAYGRTEHGDRYSPLRQITPQNAYRLEEAWRIRTGDLPTDNDPVELTNQNTPLKVNGMLYACTAHSKLLALDPDTGAEIWRYDPQVKSPVGTFKGFAHMTCRGVSYYDENNYVSRDGSPAPKITDAGQAVAQACPRRLYLPTADARLIAINADNGKVCEGFANQGVIDLTTGIGPFTAGGYYSTSPAAITRDLVIIGGHVTDNESTNEPSGVIRAYDVHDGHLVWNWDSNNPDDTKPLAPGKTYSRNSANMWSIASVDEDLGMIYLPLGNQTPDQWGADRTPGAEKYSAGVVALDLTTGKARWNYQFTHHDLWDMDVGSQPTLVHLKTADGVKPAIIVPTKQGSLYVLDRRDGTPIVPIREIPTPQGAVKGDHTSPTQARSDLNLLGPELTEQAMWGATPFDQMLCRIQFRELRYEGQYTPPSEQGSLIYPGNVGVFNWGSVSVDPVRQLLFTSPNYMAFVSKMVPREQVAAGSKRESETSGVQPNTGAPYAVTMHPFMSPLGVPCQAPAWGYVAAIDLFTNKVVWKHKNGTTRDSTPVPIGLPVGVPSMGGSIVTAGGVGFLSGTLDQYLRAYDTNNGKELWKARLPAGGQATPMTYSGKDGKQYVLVTAGGHGSLGTKMGDYIIAYKLAD; this is translated from the coding sequence ATGAGCACTGACAGTGCCAAGAATGGAACCCGCTGGCTACCGCGCCTTCTGGGCGTGCTGCTGTTGCTGATGGGCCTGGCGCTGCTGGCTGGCGGCATCAAGCTGAGCCAGCTGGGGGGGTCGCTGTATTACCTGATCGCCGGCATCGGCTTTGCCCTGTCCGGTATCCTGCTGCTGGCCCAGCGCCGCATCGCCCTCGGGCTGTACGGCCTGGTGCTGCTCGGCAGCACCGCCTGGGCATTGCTGGAAGTGGGCTTGGACTGGTGGCAACTGGTGCCGCGCCTGGCCATCTGGTTCGCCATTGGCGTGGTCCTGCTGCTGCCTTGGGCACGTCGCCCACTGATCGGCCCGGCCGCCAAGGCCAACACCGCGCTGCTCAGCGTCGCCGTGGTCGCCTCTGGTGCCTGCGCCCTGGGCAGCCAGTTCACCCACCCGGGTGAAGTGTTCGGCGAACTGGGCCGCGAGAGCAGTGAAATGGCCAGCGCCGCGCCGGCCATGCCCGACGGCGAATGGCAAGCCTACGGCCGCACCGAGCATGGTGACCGCTATTCGCCGCTGCGCCAGATCACCCCGCAGAACGCCTACCGCCTGGAAGAAGCCTGGCGCATCCGTACCGGCGACCTGCCGACCGACAACGACCCGGTGGAGCTGACCAACCAGAACACCCCGTTGAAAGTCAACGGCATGCTCTACGCCTGCACCGCGCACAGCAAGCTGCTGGCCCTGGACCCGGACACCGGCGCCGAAATCTGGCGCTACGACCCGCAGGTCAAGAGCCCGGTCGGGACCTTCAAGGGCTTCGCCCACATGACCTGCCGCGGCGTCTCGTACTATGACGAGAACAACTACGTCAGCCGTGATGGCAGCCCAGCACCGAAAATCACCGATGCCGGCCAAGCCGTCGCCCAGGCCTGCCCGCGCCGCCTGTACCTGCCTACCGCCGACGCCCGCCTGATCGCCATCAACGCCGACAACGGCAAGGTCTGCGAAGGCTTCGCCAACCAGGGCGTGATCGACCTGACCACCGGCATCGGCCCGTTCACCGCCGGCGGCTACTACTCCACTTCGCCGGCGGCGATCACCCGTGATCTGGTGATCATCGGCGGCCATGTCACCGACAACGAGTCGACCAACGAGCCCTCCGGCGTCATCCGCGCCTACGACGTGCACGACGGCCACCTGGTGTGGAACTGGGACAGCAACAACCCGGACGACACCAAGCCTCTGGCACCCGGCAAGACCTACAGCCGCAACTCGGCAAACATGTGGTCGATCGCCAGTGTCGATGAAGACCTCGGCATGATCTACCTGCCGCTGGGCAACCAGACCCCAGACCAGTGGGGCGCCGACCGCACCCCCGGTGCGGAAAAGTACAGCGCAGGTGTTGTCGCCCTCGACCTGACCACCGGCAAGGCCCGCTGGAACTACCAGTTCACGCACCACGACCTGTGGGACATGGACGTCGGCAGCCAGCCAACCCTGGTCCACCTGAAGACCGCCGATGGCGTGAAGCCGGCGATCATCGTGCCGACCAAGCAGGGCAGCCTGTATGTGCTGGACCGCCGCGACGGCACGCCGATCGTGCCGATCCGTGAAATCCCGACCCCGCAAGGCGCCGTGAAAGGTGACCACACCTCGCCGACCCAGGCCCGCTCCGACCTCAACCTGCTCGGCCCTGAGTTGACCGAACAGGCCATGTGGGGCGCCACACCGTTCGACCAGATGCTGTGCCGCATTCAGTTCCGCGAACTGCGTTACGAAGGCCAGTACACCCCGCCGTCCGAGCAGGGTTCGCTGATCTACCCAGGTAACGTCGGCGTGTTCAACTGGGGCAGCGTGTCGGTCGACCCGGTACGCCAGTTGCTGTTCACCTCGCCCAACTACATGGCCTTCGTGTCGAAGATGGTGCCGCGCGAGCAAGTGGCCGCCGGCAGCAAGCGCGAAAGCGAGACCAGCGGCGTGCAACCCAACACCGGCGCACCGTACGCGGTGACCATGCACCCGTTCATGTCGCCGCTGGGCGTACCGTGCCAGGCGCCTGCCTGGGGCTATGTGGCGGCCATCGACCTGTTCACCAACAAGGTCGTGTGGAAGCACAAGAACGGCACCACCCGCGACAGCACACCTGTGCCAATCGGCCTGCCGGTAGGCGTGCCGAGCATGGGCGGTTCGATCGTTACCGCAGGCGGCGTCGGCTTCCTCAGCGGCACCCTGGACCAGTACCTGCGTGCCTACGACACCAACAACGGTAAAGAACTGTGGAAAGCCCGCCTGCCGGCCGGTGGCCAGGCCACGCCGATGACCTACAGCGGCAAGGACGGCAAGCAGTACGTGCTGGTGACCGCTGGCGGCCACGGCTCGCTGGGCACCAAGATGGGTGATTACATCATCGCTTACAAACTCGCCGACTAA